From the Xiphophorus maculatus strain JP 163 A chromosome 20, X_maculatus-5.0-male, whole genome shotgun sequence genome, one window contains:
- the LOC102237612 gene encoding leucine-rich repeat-containing protein 38-like, producing the protein MLPWVHWLQPILVLLSSVFWTWGENCPATCLCPDPHTVDCSGRGLTRLPEEIPLDVRRLLLADNWIPRIPSDFLVLYSDLVYLDLRNNSLSYIEPGTLSTSSRLVFLDLGSNNLTEIPKGTFGESRSLIKLRLGNNPYLSMVSEDAFLGLTSLRELELERNALSTLKVGALSQLPSLRVVRLEGNPWVCNCNFTNLFEWLMENHHKLPNGVEGMECSLPMDGRRVSLTQLSKDSFRECQATLTLTDLLIIIFSGISVSVVAIMTSFFLASTVHCFQRWSKGTKGDEEESEE; encoded by the exons ATGTTGCCATGGGTCCACTGGCTTCAACCTATCCTCGTTTTGCTGTCCTCTGTCTTTTGGACCTGGGGCGAAAACTGCCCAGCAACCTGCCTGTGCCCAGATCCTCACACTGTGGACTGTAGTGGCCGGGGGTTAACCCGTCTTCCTGAAGAGATCCCTTTGGATGTTCGGAGGCTTCTGCTGGCCGACAACTGGATACCCCGCATCCCTTCGGATTTTCTGGTTCTGTACAGTGACTTGGTCTACTTGGACCTCCGGAACAATTCCCTCTCTTACATAGAACCTGGGACTCTAAGCACTTCCTCCAGGTTGGTCTTCCTTGACCTAGGTAGCAACAATCTGACTGAAATCCCAAAGGGGACTTTTGGGGAATCCCGGAGCTTGATCAAACTGCGACTGGGAAACAACCCATATTTGAGCATGGTGAGTGAGGACGCTTTTCTGGGCCTCACCTCTCTGCGAGAACTTGAACTGGAACGTAATGCACTATCTACCCTAAAGGTGGGAGCCCTGAGTCAGTTGCCCTCCTTGCGGGTGGTGAGACTAGAGGGCAATCCTTGGGTTTGCAACTGCAACTTCACCAACCTGTTTGAATGGTTGATGGAAAATCATCACAAGCTTCCAAATG GGGTGGAAGGCATGGAGTGCTCCCTTCCCATGGATGGCAGACGTGTTTCTCTGACACAGCTTTCAAAGGACAGCTTTCGTGAGTGCCAGGCCACCCTAACTCTAACAGACCTGCTCATCATCATTTTTTCTGGCATCTCTGTGTCTGTGGTGGCCATCATGACCAGCTTCTTTTTGGCTTCAACTGTTCATTGCTTCCAGCGCTGGAGTAAAGGCACCAAGGGAGATGAAGAAGAGAGTGAGGAGTAA